The Helianthus annuus cultivar XRQ/B chromosome 11, HanXRQr2.0-SUNRISE, whole genome shotgun sequence region TTGGGAATGCTGCTGCGCAAAGGAGAAGGCAGAATGCGGTTTCGGTGGGTAAAGAAAGAAGAGAAGCTTTGTTTCGAACTAAACGATTGTGTAGAGTGGGAGTTAGTAGTGATGTGGATGTTCCGGTTGATAGTGACATGATGATTGAAGAAGAACCATCCATTTTAGAGGCTCAAACATCCTCTGCTGTTGAAGAACTGAAGACGGCAATCACCTTTCAGTATGTTCATTCATTAAAAATTTTTATCTTAGGTTTAGTCGATTAATGTGTATACTCCGTATTTTAATTATATTTAGGGGGAAAGGTGCGGTCCAAAAGAAGGTGAATGCTCTTCGCGAACTCAGGCGTTTATTGTCGAGATCCGAGTTTCCTCCTATTGAAATCGCCATTGCATCTGGAGCAATACCTTTACTTGCACAGTGTCTGTCGTTTGGCTCACAAGATGAACAGGTAAATGTGACCTTATTATCTGTCAAATCGTACCTTTTTATTTAGCTTAGATAtgatatatctatatctatactatatataatttataaacgAGGGCATTTTAAGATACTGAAAAGTTAAGAACGGTTTTTTTGCTTTAATGCATAAGGTACAACCTAAAATGAGGGTAAACTAGTCTTTCAAACACTAATTGCACTTTGATCCCCTCATCTTAATTACACTTTAATTCCCTCATCTTTAACAAAAGTATAGATAATTTATAATTAGTTAGTAGTTACCCCTTATAAAAAACTAACTCTCCCACGATTTTTAAACGGTTATAATTTTTTGTACGttaatatttgtttttttaaaattacactataaaacaagtattttattctctttaatgtgagtactatgcagttaatatcggtgatatatcggttatatcggtcatatcggtcccttagtaaaataccggtgtcaaatatcggtacctatattatcggcgatattgaccgatataaccgatatatcaccgatatttgaccgatataaccgatatatcactgaattattggtgttaaattgctatatatataaattctgcattatattaaaattaccaatatctcaccgagataacctatatttcaaatatcggtccttgaccgatatccgatattttccCGCATTAACTACATAGTGTGAGTATAGTATTGCTAtatgtttttaattaaaatttgatAGGTTACATGATTAATAGTGTCTAAGGGTGAGTAATAACTGAATCGTTAACCGAACCGAAAACGGACGAAAAACCGTCAATCTAACTGAATAAACCGAAaaccgattggttaataaaatagactaacgaTGACTTCAGTTTCGGtttcggttgaggataataaccGAATCAACCGAACAATACACACCCTGACAATATTTGTGTTTCCCGCCCGCATCACGCGGGCACCCTTCTAGTAGGTTAAAAAGGAGCAATGAGGTACATCTAAGTGGTGTTTGTTTACATTATAAAAAGGTGTGACTTTTGTTTTCGTTTTTGGTTCACAATGCAGTTGCTTGAGGCGGCTTGGTGTCTTACAAACATAGCTGCTGGAAAACCCGAAGAAACAAGAGCATTGTTGCCAGCATTACCCTTACTCATTGCTCATATCGGAGGTTAGTCTGGTTCGGTAACGCGTCAAAATGGTATCTAGTTGGGTTGACCTGAAAGCCGATTAACCGAAACACTTTTTGTCAAAAGTTGAAAACTTTTTGTAAATGAAATCCCTGTTACGATCTTGTTTTAAGTTGTTAAACTTGTAAAACACCGAACTTTTACTCTTAACTATAACAGAGTGCGGAACCCATTGTTACAGCTTGTGATTATGCAAAACAGATGTAAAGAAACATTGATTTCTATTCAAGAATCAAAACGGACAGGGTTTCCTAATGTTTTTACATGCACAGAGACATACGCTCTGGATCAGATAACAATGATGAACTCCACAACTCACGTGTGACATACCTATTTGCTATTTATAGGGTATGTCTCATACGTTTAACACACACAATGTATGACCCATCTGTTCTAACACAGACATAAGCACGAGGCATGCGGACGTATGACTCATACGTTAAGCACCTCCACGCATGACTCATGCGTGGTTACAAATCACTTAACAAAAACAAATATTCAGAAATTCTGTCCTAACTTACAAGTAGGGCTGTAGGGCTGCAAACAAACCAAACGTttggcgaacagttcgtgaaccgttcggcgggaagttcgtttatgttcgttcgtttattaaacaaacgaacacaaacaagaaattccgttcgtttagttaaacgaacaaacatgaacagaggtcatgttcgttcgtttatgttcgtgaacattcagtaatgtgttcgtttgtgttcgatagttcattagtgtttttagtttttatagtTATTTAAATACTTCgaaattccgacaaattaaatatctaacaagtgtcagtgtattatatattctgttcatgaacgattgtttgtgttcgtttgtttccatttgtgttcatgaacattagtttgtgctcatttgtgttcgtcaacgttcgttgcctaaaattaacaaacaaacacaaatgaacacgaacaagttcatttccttaacaaacgaacacgaacgtaaaatctcgttcgataagtgttcgtgaacggttcgcgaacacgtatatttcttaacaaacgaacacgaacaaggtcttgttcgtgttcgttcggtttgttTGCAGCCCTACTTACAAGACATTGACACTTTCAAAACAAAAGACACATTATGTACTAACAGTAAACAATCAGTGTATCAAATATGACGATGAGTAGGATAATAACTAACATGAAGATGCTATGCTGTCCCACGTGAATGTATTTCTTCGAATAAGAcatttgtttattgtttttgtatgaCGTTACTTCaatatttaacattttttatGCAATTAATCTCTAGAGAAGAGTTCGATGATGGTTGCTGAGCAGTGTGCGTGGGCATTAGGAAATGTAGCTGGTGAAGGCGAAGATTTGAGACATATTCTTATTTCTCAAGGAGCCTTACTTCCTCTTGCAAAAATGATGTTTCCAAACAAGGGTTCAACAGTTCGAACCGCTGGCTGGGCTTTGTCAAACCTGATTAAGGTTTTTCGTCACTCATTTACTTGGATTTTTCATCAACTCAATTTGAAAGTGGCTAGATAGGCTGGTCGGGTAACAGGTCGAAATTAATAAAGTTTTTGTGCGGGTTATGTTGACCCGACCTACTTTATGTccaaaattgcaaaaaaaaaaaaatatttttttttagagtaaaatgccatttttgtcctcgaggtttggtcaattttgcgacttttgtccaaaggtttgttttttcgcatcaagatccaaaaggtttgaaatcttgccattttcatccagctcgttaactccattcatttttctctgttaagtcaagggtatttttcgtctttttgttaacttaaagggaaattcggtctttttcatTTTATGTACAAATATTTAGCATAATGCACAAGTATTCAAAAGACCAAGTttacaaaaaagacgaaaatagtCCTGACTtgacggagaaaaatggatgaagttaacgagccggatgaaaatgacaagatttcaaacttcTTGGATaaagatgcgaaaaaacaaacctttggacaatagtcgcaaaactggccaaacctcagggacgaaaatggcattttactcatctTTTTTTATGAGAAGTTAGCGTCAAACATGATTACAAGAATTATACTTTTCTATAATAATGTATCTTCTCAAATAAAATGATGTTGGAGATTGCATAGGGCGGCTTTCAACTAATTCGACCCATTTGAACACTTTCCTTTTATTCTGTTTCTATATTTTACCCATCTGACCTAATATAACCCAAATCGACCCCTTCATAAGTAAACGGTTGAACTTGCCACATCAAACTCAGTTTTATGTTCTACAAGCCTGCAGAAATGCTGTCAACCTGTAATGTTTAATGGTGTTTTGTGGATGTAGGGCCCGGACCCGAAGGCTGCAACAGAACTCATAAAAATCGATGGTGTAGTAGAGGCTATACTACGACATTTGAGGAAATCGTAAGTTGTTGATACATCATAATGATAGAATAATTTTTTAGTCTTTTGTAATTTATTAACACGTTTATGAAAACACTTGTTTTCTTCTGATTTGTGGCGTTTGTGTGTTATTTATGAATAGGGACGAGGAAATAGCGACTGAAATAGCATGGGTTGTCGTGTATCTCTCAGCTCTTTCATCGGTGGCTACTAGTGTGCTTGTGAAGACCGATCTTCTTCAATTACTAGTTGAACGATTGACCACCTCAAATAGTCTGCAATTACTCATCCCGGTAACAAAAATATACATTTTTTGGGCAATTTTACACATGTTTTTTTTAAG contains the following coding sequences:
- the LOC110891252 gene encoding importin subunit alpha-9 encodes the protein MADETTATPTPRRDPIKNPVGNAAAQRRRQNAVSVGKERREALFRTKRLCRVGVSSDVDVPVDSDMMIEEEPSILEAQTSSAVEELKTAITFQGKGAVQKKVNALRELRRLLSRSEFPPIEIAIASGAIPLLAQCLSFGSQDEQLLEAAWCLTNIAAGKPEETRALLPALPLLIAHIGEKSSMMVAEQCAWALGNVAGEGEDLRHILISQGALLPLAKMMFPNKGSTVRTAGWALSNLIKGPDPKAATELIKIDGVVEAILRHLRKSDEEIATEIAWVVVYLSALSSVATSVLVKTDLLQLLVERLTTSNSLQLLIPVLRSLGNLIAGDTYTTNAVLVPGHEITDNIILALTKCLKSEHRVLKKEAAWVLSNIAAGSVGHKQLIYKSEAMPLLIQLLMTAPFDIKKEVAYVVGNLCVAPAEGSGRSSLIFDHLVSFVRSGCLRGFVDLVRSADIEAARLGLQFMELVLRGLPNGEGPKLVEKEDGIDAMERFQFHENEDLRNMANQLVDKYFGADYGLDE